In Vigna unguiculata cultivar IT97K-499-35 chromosome 3, ASM411807v1, whole genome shotgun sequence, a single genomic region encodes these proteins:
- the LOC114179867 gene encoding protein RALF-like 19: protein MKCKVWLSLLVLAMALAMVAEASKVHDFGFPGVGMDLVGDDNEMLLDSESSRRTLNSRQQYISYGALNANQIPCGQRGTSYYNCQDRTRANPYTRGCTQITHCARDTS from the coding sequence ATGAAGTGCAAGGTGTGGCTCTCTTTGCTCGTCCTGGCCATGGCCTTGGCCATGGTGGCTGAAGCTTCCAAAGTTCATGACTTTGGCTTCCCTGGAGTTGGTATGGATCTCGTTGGAGACGACAATGAGATGCTGCTAGATTCTGAATCCAGCCGTCGCACACTCAATTCGCGACAACAATACATTAGTTATGGTGCTCTCAATGCCAACCAGATCCCATGTGGTCAACGCGGAACCTCGTACTACAATTGCCAGGATAGGACTCGTGCCAACCCTTACACTCGTGGTTGCACCCAAATCACGCATTGTGCTAGAGACACCAGTTAA
- the LOC114176122 gene encoding VQ motif-containing protein 4-like yields the protein MESKSPRRYQEHRGGVNLLPSPRHSHSSNSSTSSSSSNGLHHTQFTPLTPSAPSPTSYPPKPLTRSESANPYPTTFVQADSSSFKQVVQMLTGSSETAKQASSASASKANSEAAARPHSHIPPMKKQSGFKLYERRNTLKNLNINPLLPVFSNTVSGFSPRNTEVLSPSILDFPALVLSPVTPLIPDPFHRSRSIDTQAEDKAIQEKGFFLHPSPASTPRDAEPPRLLPLFPTTSPGSSSS from the coding sequence ATGGAGTCCAAATCCCCTCGAAGGTACCAAGAGCACCGCGGCGGCGTCAACCTCCTCCCTTCGCCGCGACACAGCCACAGCTCCAACAGCAGCAcaagcagcagcagcagcaatgGCCTCCACCACACGCAATTCACGCCACTCACGCCGAGCGCGCCCTCCCCGACCTCCTACCCGCCCAAGCCCCTCACCAGATCCGAATCCGCCAACCCGTACCCGACGACGTTCGTCCAGGCCGACAGCTCCTCCTTCAAGCAGGTGGTTCAAATGCTGACAGGATCCTCGGAAACCGCGAAACAAGCCTCCTCCGCCTCGGCCTCCAAAGCAAACTCCGAAGCAGCAGCGAGGCCCCACTCTCACATCCCCCCGATGAAGAAGCAATCCGGGTTCAAACTGTACGAGCGCAGGAACACGCTGAAGAACCTGAACATCAACCCTCTCCTACCTGTCTTCTCCAACACCGTCTCAGGTTTCTCTCCTCGCAACACCGAAGTCCTCTCTCCCAGCATCCTCGACTTCCCCGCACTCGTTCTCAGCCCCGTCACGCCTCTCATACCCGACCCATTTCACCGATCCCGCTCCATCGACACCCAGGCCGAAGACAAGGCCATCCAAGAGAAAGGTTTCTTCTTGCATCCCTCCCCTGCCTCCACCCCTAGAGACGCCGAACCCCCCCGCCTTCTCCCTCTCTTCCCCACCACCTCCCCAGGTTCTTCTTCCTCTTAA
- the LOC114177083 gene encoding uncharacterized protein LOC114177083, translating into MEHQHAETDAGDVSSAQAVLLGALAPGVNGPTWITLKSTFLMLGVSLAVMLALAFSSSDSWLMFHVAFLVIICVTLFFLLSWFLAETGLVSVNYQMREMGLEHKDHSENLKSK; encoded by the exons ATGGAGCATCAGCACGCAGAAACAGATGCTGGAGATGTATCATCAGCCCAAGCAGTTCTGCTAGGAGCACTGGCTCCTGGTGTTAAC GGTCCTACATGGATTACTTTAAAGTCGACTTTTTTAATGTTGGGTGTCTCTCTTGCTGTTATGCTGGCCCTGGCATTCTCTTCCAGTGATTCATGGTTGATGTTCCATGTTGCATTCTTAGTTATAATTTGCGTCACCCTATTTTTCCTTCTCAGCTG GTTTCTTGCCGAAACTGGTTTAGTTTCTGTTAATTATCAAATGCGTGAGATGGGATTAGAGCATAAGGATCATTCAGAGAACCTAAAGAGCAAATGa
- the LOC114175291 gene encoding 30S ribosomal protein S5, chloroplastic, with the protein MAAPSLSSALNSLSLSASSRFSLLPSPPHTVSLLFAKPQHHPSLLCAKSKPSDDIDTSFFDNVNPLEDIDFNPPEPPEGFVAPPSFDDGPLETEEEIAAAYEELYGPAFSGVSVLGNDVFETDALVKQDTGFGSGSKKEKVRDGFEERVVQVRRVTKVVKGGKQLRFRAVVIVGDKKGQVGVGVGKAKEVVAAVQKSASNARRNIVKVPMTKYSTFPHRSDGDYGAAKVMLRPASPGTGVIAGGAVRIVLEMAGVENALGKQLGSNNALNNARATVIAVQKMKQFREVAEERGIPMEELWK; encoded by the exons ATGGCCGCACCTTCGCTTTCCTCCGCTCTCAATTCCCTCTCTCTCTCCGCCTCTTCCCGTTTCTCTCTCCTCCCTTCGCCACCGCACACCGTCTCCCTCCTCTTCGCCAAACCCCAGCACCACCCCTCCCTCCTCTGCGCCAAATCCAAACCCTCCGACGACATCGACACTTCCTTCTTCGACAACGTTAACCCATTGGAAGACATTGACTTCAACCCCCCGGAGCCTCCGGAGGGATTTGTCGCCCCTCCCTCCTTCGACGATGGCCCCCTCGAGACGGAGGAGGAGATCGCCGCAGCCTACGAGGAGCTCTACGGCCCCGCCTTCAGCGGCGTCTCTGTGCTCGGGAACGACGTCTTTGAAACGGACGCCCTGGTGAAGCAGGACACGGGGTTCGGGTCCGGGTCGAAGAAGGAGAAGGTCCGCGACGGGTTCGAAGAGAGAGTTGTCCAGGTGAGGAGGGTGACGAAGGTTGTTAAGGGAGGGAAGCAGTTGCGCTTCAGAGCTGTCGTCATTGTCGGAGACAAGAAGGGCCAAGTCGGCGTCGGAGTTGGCAAGGCCAAGGAAGTCGTCGCCGCCGTTCAGAAGTCCGCCTCCAATGCCAGGAGGAACATCGTAAAGGTGCCAATGACTAAGTACTCCACTTTTCCCCACAG ATCTGATGGAGATTATGGAGCAGCGAAGGTGATGCTTAGACCTGCTTCTCCGGGTACTGGAGTTATTGCAGGTGGGGCTGTGAGAATTGTTCTTGAAATGGCAGGAGTGGAGAATGCTTTGGGAAAGCAACTAGGGAGTAATAATGCACTCAACAATGCCAGAGCAACCGTTATTGCTGTGCAGAAAATGAAGCAGTTTCGTGAGGTTGCTGAGGAGCGGGGTATTCCAATGGAAGAATTGTGGAAGTAA